One Candidatus Parcubacteria bacterium DNA segment encodes these proteins:
- a CDS encoding cation diffusion facilitator family transporter, whose product MNKESVSIFSILANIFLGISKLVIGLMINSAALVADGIHSATDFVSSLGVFIGIKIAKKPADKEHPYGHYAAETLSGLGVVLLLILAGIWIMYDGVGSILNKNIIQLSSIGIIVVVFSIFLNEAMARLKLRYGRKENSLALIADAEHSRADAISSVGVLIGLLIASLGSGYFLYADGLIAIFIGMYILKESYKLGREVVDNLLGVRDEKTEEMIKEYCKQKNISLIGLKTRKIGPVISAEITIKLDARLKVEEAEGVSKKLQNDLLAKIKNLKYVVIQVESHKTRQGFIRQRWGRRIDFRERFKPLGPEKKGYRIVIPFKDGKFYSDFGAPEYLVVDREGGRASRILEKQIVENPFFAEGIGGGMRFIKSLNPDEVITQKIGPGATERLKELGIKLTIIKDENEIKEFLP is encoded by the coding sequence ATGAATAAAGAATCTGTCTCAATTTTTAGCATTTTAGCCAATATCTTTTTAGGGATTAGCAAATTAGTGATTGGTTTGATGATTAACAGCGCTGCTTTGGTTGCTGATGGTATCCATTCAGCTACTGATTTTGTATCTTCTTTAGGTGTTTTTATTGGAATTAAAATTGCTAAAAAACCAGCTGATAAAGAGCATCCTTATGGCCATTATGCTGCAGAAACCTTAAGCGGGTTAGGCGTGGTTCTTCTTTTAATTCTTGCAGGCATATGGATTATGTATGATGGAGTAGGAAGTATTCTGAATAAAAATATTATTCAATTAAGTTCAATAGGAATTATAGTCGTTGTTTTTTCCATATTTTTAAATGAGGCAATGGCTCGTTTGAAATTAAGATACGGCCGCAAGGAGAATTCTCTGGCTTTAATTGCTGATGCCGAGCATTCGCGCGCTGACGCTATTTCTTCAGTTGGTGTTTTAATTGGCTTATTGATTGCTTCTTTGGGTTCAGGTTATTTTTTATATGCAGATGGATTGATTGCTATTTTTATTGGTATGTATATTTTAAAAGAAAGCTATAAATTAGGCAGGGAAGTAGTTGATAATTTATTAGGAGTAAGGGACGAGAAAACTGAGGAAATGATTAAAGAATATTGTAAGCAAAAAAATATTTCTTTAATTGGTTTAAAAACGCGGAAAATTGGGCCAGTGATTTCTGCAGAAATCACTATTAAATTAGACGCTCGTTTAAAAGTAGAGGAAGCAGAAGGGGTCTCTAAAAAATTACAAAATGATTTATTGGCCAAAATCAAAAATTTAAAATATGTGGTTATTCAGGTTGAATCGCATAAAACAAGGCAGGGATTTATTAGGCAAAGATGGGGTAGAAGGATTGATTTTCGCGAGCGATTTAAACCATTAGGTCCGGAAAAGAAAGGTTATAGAATAGTCATTCCTTTTAAAGATGGAAAATTCTATTCAGATTTTGGAGCGCCGGAATATTTAGTGGTAGATCGCGAAGGCGGTCGCGCTAGCCGCATTTTAGAAAAACAAATCGTGGAAAATCCATTTTTCGCAGAAGGTATTGGCGGCGGTATGCGGTTTATTAAATCGCTTAATCCAGATGAAGTTATTACTCAAAAAATAGGTCCAGGCGCTACAGAAAGATTAAAAGAATTAGGAATTAAGCTGACCATCATTAAAGACGAAAACGAAATAAAAGAATTTTTACCCTGA
- a CDS encoding SdpI family protein has product MRKTEIIALGIILISFLIGIYFYNRMPDMMASHWNARGEVNDYMSKFWALFLMPLMSLGLFLLFLVVPKIDPLKQNIEKFRKYFDTFIVLMLGFLFYIYLLTIFWNLGIRFSMIQLMIPAMAALFYYCGILVENAKRNWFIGIKTPWTLSNENVWNKTHKLGGKLFKSAGIIILLGIVLESYAPYFVLVPILFVSIYLVVYSYLEYQKEIKIKK; this is encoded by the coding sequence ATGAGAAAAACAGAAATTATTGCCTTAGGGATTATTTTAATATCATTTTTGATTGGCATTTATTTTTATAACAGGATGCCAGATATGATGGCTTCGCATTGGAATGCAAGAGGCGAAGTTAACGATTATATGTCCAAATTCTGGGCTTTGTTTTTAATGCCTTTAATGTCTTTGGGATTGTTTTTACTTTTTCTTGTGGTTCCTAAAATTGATCCATTAAAACAAAATATTGAAAAATTCAGAAAATACTTTGATACATTTATTGTCTTGATGCTCGGCTTTCTGTTTTATATTTATCTTTTAACTATTTTTTGGAATCTTGGCATTAGATTCAGTATGATACAACTGATGATTCCAGCTATGGCTGCTTTATTTTATTACTGCGGAATTTTAGTAGAAAATGCCAAAAGAAACTGGTTTATTGGCATTAAAACTCCCTGGACATTGAGTAATGAAAATGTCTGGAATAAAACTCACAAACTGGGCGGTAAACTGTTTAAAAGTGCTGGCATAATTATTCTTTTAGGGATTGTCTTGGAAAGTTATGCTCCATATTTTGTTTTGGTTCCAATACTTTTTGTCAGTATTTATTTAGTTGTCTATTCCTATCTTGAATATCAGAAAGAAATAAAGATAAAGAAATGA
- a CDS encoding radical SAM protein, with protein sequence MSIKILKKTISVCPECFRAGKIKKIDAQIIEEEGKVWMRKECSIHGVFKSIYFSSPELYRKWMKYQADGRGVENVEIKSLPDSHFLYPKHFSQTVLTNLMVTNRCNLRCSYCFMNAGAAGYIYEPSLEMLKKMMQAVRLEKPVPSKALQITGGEPTIRDDLIKIIKIAKNMGFVHVQLNTNGIRLSEEPEYCQKIKKAGVNTIYMSFDGVSKQTNPWIEENKRAIENLRKAGIGVVLVPTVIADSNLQEAGEIVKYAIENIDIVRGVNFQPISFCGRAGFVPDEVRKRKRVDYVKLFEVLEDSFGGQITRDDFYPVPFVYPISKLVERLRGEPQVEFTAHPGCGGATYVFVKNGNLVPITRFINVERLRKFIEEQLEKSGPFYRARVTALFIKNISQFINQNKVPEGLDIKNILISAITRGQYKSLGKFHHEALFIGSMWFQDVWNLNLERLKRCVIHYSTPEGIVPFCAYNGLGYGDEIRKRHSMSVKEWEEKTGRKMEDDLWKNGPVS encoded by the coding sequence ATGAGCATTAAAATATTAAAAAAAACAATATCTGTTTGTCCTGAATGTTTTAGAGCAGGGAAAATTAAGAAAATAGACGCTCAAATTATTGAGGAGGAAGGAAAGGTGTGGATGAGAAAAGAGTGTTCCATACATGGTGTTTTTAAGTCAATATACTTCAGTTCTCCAGAGCTTTATCGCAAATGGATGAAGTATCAAGCAGATGGCAGAGGGGTTGAAAATGTAGAGATTAAAAGCCTGCCTGATTCGCATTTTCTTTATCCAAAGCATTTTTCCCAAACAGTTCTGACAAATTTAATGGTTACCAACAGATGCAACCTAAGGTGCAGCTACTGCTTTATGAATGCCGGAGCCGCCGGTTATATTTATGAGCCGTCTTTAGAGATGCTGAAAAAGATGATGCAGGCAGTAAGATTAGAAAAACCTGTGCCCTCAAAGGCGCTGCAGATCACCGGTGGTGAGCCAACAATTAGAGATGATTTAATAAAGATTATCAAAATAGCTAAAAATATGGGCTTTGTTCATGTCCAGTTGAACACCAATGGCATACGGCTTTCTGAAGAGCCGGAATATTGTCAAAAGATTAAAAAGGCAGGAGTAAATACTATTTATATGAGCTTTGACGGAGTTTCAAAGCAAACCAACCCTTGGATAGAAGAAAATAAAAGAGCAATAGAGAATCTAAGAAAAGCAGGCATAGGCGTTGTTTTGGTTCCCACTGTTATCGCTGATTCCAATCTTCAAGAAGCAGGAGAGATTGTTAAATATGCCATAGAAAATATTGATATAGTAAGAGGGGTTAATTTCCAGCCCATTTCTTTTTGCGGAAGGGCAGGATTTGTGCCTGATGAGGTTAGAAAAAGAAAAAGAGTTGATTATGTAAAACTTTTTGAGGTCTTGGAGGATTCTTTTGGAGGACAAATAACAAGAGATGATTTTTATCCTGTACCCTTCGTTTATCCAATATCAAAATTAGTAGAAAGGCTAAGGGGTGAGCCCCAAGTTGAATTTACTGCTCACCCAGGCTGCGGCGGAGCAACTTATGTATTTGTTAAGAATGGGAATTTAGTGCCAATAACTAGATTTATTAATGTAGAGAGGCTAAGGAAGTTCATTGAAGAGCAATTAGAAAAATCAGGACCATTTTACAGGGCAAGAGTGACTGCTCTTTTTATCAAAAATATTTCTCAATTTATTAATCAAAATAAAGTGCCAGAAGGTTTAGATATTAAAAATATTTTAATAAGCGCTATTACCAGAGGTCAATATAAATCATTGGGTAAATTCCATCACGAAGCCCTTTTTATCGGTTCAATGTGGTTTCAGGATGTTTGGAATCTTAATCTGGAACGGTTGAAAAGATGCGTTATTCATTATTCTACCCCGGAAGGCATAGTGCCTTTTTGCGCTTATAATGGTTTGGGATATGGCGATGAGATTCGTAAGAGGCATTCTATGTCTGTGAAAGAATGGGAGGAAAAAACCGGCAGAAAAATGGAAGACGATCTTTGGAAAAACGGCCCTGTATCATAA
- a CDS encoding ribonucleoside triphosphate reductase, translating into MKNKITKIKKRDGRIVDFDQDKITKAIYKALTSSGQGDGKKSKRISNRIVQILNRRFKKDEVPTVEHIQDIVEEVLILENLVETAKAYILYREQRRRIREAITVSEEAVNRVDQYLEKLDWEVQENANMAFSLQGLNHYGVTYIIKKYWLNKIYPKTIREVDESGDLHLHDLDSLACYCMGWDLYDLLLKGFGGVSGKVETKPAKHFRAILGQAVNFLYTVQGECAGAIAFSNFDTLLAPFIRYDNLNYQQVKQSLQEFLFNMAVPTRVGFQCPFSNVTLDLKPSSVFAKQPVIIGGKPQKETYGEFAEEMKVFNRAFYEIMLEGDKSGRPFHFPIPTINITKDFPWDEPAFDGIFEASAKYGTNYFANYINSEMEPSDVRSMCCRLRLNLTDLYNRGGGGLFGSGTLTGSIGVVTVNLPRIGYLSKTKKEFFEQLGKMMDLARESLEIKRKTIEDFIEKGLYPYSKFYLSGIKKARNAYFANHFSTIGLIGTNEAILNFLGEDIGSRRGKKFALEILDFMREKLVKYQKETGNIYNLEQTPAESTSYRLALKDREKYPDIITAGTKENPYYTNSTQLPVDYTNDAFEALKLQDEIQAKYTGGSVLHLFLGEKISDIQTVKSLIKKVFEKFHLPYITITPTFSICPVHGYLSGEHFECPKCLVKQPCEVYSRVVGYYRPVTQYNTGKQQEFKERKEFKIKT; encoded by the coding sequence ATGAAAAATAAAATTACTAAAATTAAAAAAAGAGACGGTAGAATAGTTGATTTTGACCAAGATAAAATTACAAAAGCGATTTATAAAGCTCTTACTTCCAGCGGCCAGGGCGATGGGAAGAAATCTAAGAGAATTTCCAATAGAATTGTTCAGATTTTGAACAGAAGATTTAAAAAAGATGAAGTTCCCACCGTAGAACATATTCAAGACATTGTCGAAGAAGTTTTAATATTAGAAAATTTAGTAGAAACAGCCAAGGCCTATATTTTATATCGTGAACAAAGAAGAAGAATTAGAGAAGCAATTACAGTAAGCGAGGAGGCAGTTAATCGAGTTGACCAGTATTTGGAAAAGCTGGACTGGGAGGTTCAGGAAAATGCTAATATGGCTTTTTCCTTGCAGGGTTTGAATCATTACGGCGTCACTTATATCATAAAAAAATACTGGCTTAATAAAATTTATCCCAAGACGATAAGGGAAGTTGATGAATCAGGCGATCTGCATCTTCATGATTTGGATTCCTTAGCATGTTACTGCATGGGTTGGGATTTATATGACCTTTTATTAAAGGGATTTGGCGGCGTTTCAGGAAAGGTAGAAACAAAACCAGCAAAACATTTTAGAGCAATTTTAGGCCAGGCAGTGAATTTTTTATATACAGTCCAGGGCGAATGCGCGGGAGCGATCGCTTTTTCAAATTTTGATACTCTTTTAGCGCCTTTTATTCGATATGACAATTTGAACTATCAACAGGTGAAACAATCGCTTCAGGAATTTTTATTTAATATGGCTGTGCCAACACGGGTCGGTTTCCAATGTCCTTTTAGTAATGTCACCTTAGACCTTAAGCCCTCTTCGGTTTTTGCTAAACAGCCAGTTATCATTGGCGGCAAGCCGCAAAAAGAAACATATGGCGAGTTTGCGGAAGAAATGAAAGTTTTTAATAGAGCTTTTTATGAAATAATGCTGGAAGGAGATAAATCAGGAAGACCCTTTCATTTCCCTATTCCAACTATAAACATTACTAAAGATTTTCCCTGGGATGAACCAGCTTTTGATGGAATTTTTGAGGCCTCAGCAAAATACGGTACCAATTATTTTGCCAACTATATTAACTCGGAGATGGAGCCATCTGATGTACGTTCAATGTGTTGCAGGCTTAGGTTAAACCTGACAGATCTTTACAACCGTGGTGGAGGCGGGTTGTTCGGTTCAGGAACATTAACCGGAAGTATTGGCGTGGTAACGGTTAATCTTCCAAGGATTGGTTATCTTTCAAAAACCAAGAAAGAATTCTTTGAACAACTTGGAAAAATGATGGATTTAGCAAGAGAAAGCTTAGAAATAAAAAGAAAAACTATTGAGGATTTTATTGAAAAAGGTTTGTATCCTTATTCAAAATTTTATTTGTCAGGAATAAAAAAAGCGCGCAATGCATATTTTGCCAATCATTTTTCAACCATAGGTTTAATAGGAACGAATGAAGCAATTTTAAATTTCTTAGGTGAAGATATTGGTTCCCGTAGAGGCAAAAAATTCGCCTTGGAAATTTTAGATTTTATGAGAGAAAAACTAGTTAAATATCAAAAAGAAACTGGCAATATTTATAACTTAGAACAAACACCGGCAGAAAGCACAAGTTATAGATTGGCTTTAAAAGATAGAGAGAAATATCCAGATATAATTACTGCTGGAACCAAGGAAAATCCCTACTACACCAATTCTACCCAGCTTCCGGTTGATTATACAAATGATGCCTTTGAGGCATTAAAACTCCAAGACGAAATTCAAGCTAAGTATACAGGAGGCAGCGTACTCCATCTCTTTTTAGGTGAAAAAATTTCTGATATTCAAACCGTAAAAAGTTTAATTAAAAAAGTTTTTGAGAAGTTTCACCTTCCTTATATTACCATTACCCCAACTTTTTCTATTTGTCCGGTTCACGGTTATTTAAGCGGAGAACATTTTGAGTGCCCAAAATGTCTTGTTAAGCAGCCATGCGAAGTTTACTCCAGAGTCGTGGGATATTACCGCCCCGTGACACAATACAATACTGGAAAACAGCAGGAGTTCAAGGAGAGAAAAGAATTTAAGATAAAGACATAA
- a CDS encoding anaerobic ribonucleoside-triphosphate reductase activating protein, protein MMLIGGLQKVTLIDYPGKVACTVFLMGCNFRCPFCYSGELVLPEEIKKQPIIPEKVFFDFLKERKGLLEGVVLCGGEPTISEGLLEFCQKIKKLGYLVKLDTNGSSPKMIEKLIKERLIDYVAMDIKAPQNKYSFYSGNKSDIEKIKKSVDILKQRRIDFEFRTTVAPGLTEKDILKIADWIGGKKVSYFFQEFNSQKPILNPEILKLPVLKKEEIEKAVETMKPKFQICKLR, encoded by the coding sequence ATAATGCTTATTGGGGGACTGCAAAAAGTTACATTAATTGATTATCCGGGCAAGGTTGCTTGCACGGTTTTTTTAATGGGCTGTAATTTTCGCTGTCCTTTTTGTTATAGCGGTGAACTTGTTTTGCCAGAAGAAATAAAAAAACAGCCAATAATTCCAGAAAAAGTTTTTTTTGATTTTTTAAAAGAAAGAAAAGGATTATTAGAAGGAGTTGTCCTGTGCGGCGGTGAACCTACCATTTCTGAAGGTTTATTAGAATTCTGCCAGAAAATAAAAAAATTAGGATATTTGGTGAAATTAGATACTAATGGTTCAAGCCCAAAAATGATTGAGAAATTGATAAAAGAAAGATTGATAGATTATGTGGCAATGGATATTAAAGCACCGCAAAATAAATATAGTTTTTATTCAGGGAATAAATCAGATATCGAAAAGATTAAAAAAAGTGTTGATATCTTAAAGCAGAGAAGAATTGATTTTGAGTTCAGAACAACCGTGGCGCCTGGGTTGACAGAAAAGGACATATTAAAAATTGCTGATTGGATCGGCGGTAAAAAAGTTAGTTATTTTTTTCAAGAGTTTAATTCTCAAAAGCCGATTTTAAATCCAGAGATTCTCAAACTCCCAGTTTTAAAAAAAGAAGAGATTGAGAAGGCTGTTGAAACAATGAAACCAAAATTTCAAATCTGCAAACTAAGATAA
- a CDS encoding ComEC/Rec2 family competence protein, whose protein sequence is MTASKILLCFCLSFIIGIFLNSFFNFSLALILFFLILGILLISIPPFSKKKGLVILGFCILFLSTGIYRQGIAELKIINNELRKYNDLEQKITLTGIVDAEPDTRENHTQLTIKINKSKILVTAGAYPQYQYGDRLEIKGRLETPKVFEDFNYKDYLAKDGIYSVMYYPEIRKINEGRAFVGSLVYSKILGFKNKLRESIFQNLSPPQSSILGAIILGDKRRISDEWKQKLNITGTRHITCVSGMHIVILAGILMWIGMALGLWRTQAFYFAIVFLILFIIMVGFPASAVRAGIMGGMFLFAEKIGRMRVADRALVFAAALMLFHNPLLLRYDVGFQLSFLATLGIIYLMPVFQDYLKKIPIDFIKSILAMTLAAQVFTLPILIYNFGYISLVSPITNILIVPFIPFIMIFGFVSGFLGMVWQALGWIFSLPVWFLLTYITKVVDFFSQLPFAYLTIENISWLWLLIAYLILAIITWHLNEKQKLKFLEY, encoded by the coding sequence ATGACTGCCTCTAAAATATTGCTATGTTTTTGTCTTTCTTTTATTATAGGAATTTTTTTAAATTCCTTTTTTAATTTTTCTCTAGCTTTAATATTATTTTTTCTAATTTTGGGAATTTTGTTAATTTCCATTCCGCCTTTTTCTAAAAAAAAAGGATTAGTAATTCTGGGATTTTGTATTTTATTTTTATCTACTGGAATTTACCGCCAGGGGATTGCTGAATTAAAAATTATAAATAATGAATTGAGAAAATATAATGATTTAGAGCAAAAAATAACCTTAACTGGAATAGTTGACGCAGAACCAGATACAAGGGAAAATCATACACAATTAACAATTAAAATAAACAAGAGTAAAATTTTAGTTACTGCTGGCGCGTATCCTCAATATCAATATGGAGATAGGTTAGAAATTAAAGGAAGATTAGAAACCCCTAAAGTTTTTGAGGACTTTAACTATAAAGATTATTTAGCCAAAGACGGAATTTATTCAGTAATGTATTACCCAGAAATCAGAAAGATTAACGAAGGTCGGGCCTTCGTTGGCTCTTTGGTTTATTCTAAGATTTTGGGTTTTAAAAATAAGTTGAGAGAATCAATTTTTCAAAATCTTTCGCCACCTCAATCATCAATCTTAGGAGCAATAATCTTAGGCGATAAAAGGCGGATTTCAGATGAGTGGAAGCAAAAATTAAACATTACCGGCACAAGGCATATTACCTGTGTTTCCGGCATGCATATAGTTATTTTAGCTGGTATTTTAATGTGGATTGGTATGGCTTTAGGCCTTTGGCGGACGCAGGCATTTTATTTTGCCATTGTTTTTTTGATTTTATTTATTATTATGGTTGGTTTTCCAGCGTCAGCAGTAAGGGCTGGTATTATGGGCGGTATGTTTCTTTTTGCCGAAAAAATAGGAAGGATGAGAGTTGCTGACAGGGCATTGGTTTTTGCTGCTGCTTTAATGCTTTTTCATAATCCTCTTCTTTTAAGATATGATGTTGGATTTCAGCTTTCGTTTTTAGCTACTTTGGGAATAATTTATTTAATGCCTGTTTTTCAAGATTATTTAAAGAAAATTCCGATAGATTTTATTAAAAGCATTTTAGCAATGACTTTAGCTGCTCAAGTTTTTACTTTGCCGATTTTAATTTACAATTTTGGGTATATCTCTTTAGTTTCGCCAATTACCAATATTCTAATTGTGCCTTTTATTCCTTTTATTATGATTTTTGGTTTTGTTTCTGGATTTTTAGGAATGGTTTGGCAGGCATTGGGCTGGATTTTTTCTTTGCCAGTATGGTTTTTACTAACCTATATTACAAAAGTTGTTGATTTCTTTTCTCAATTGCCTTTTGCTTATCTGACAATAGAAAATATTTCCTGGCTCTGGCTTTTAATTGCTTATTTAATTTTAGCCATTATTACCTGGCACCTAAACGAAAAACAAAAACTAAAATTTTTGGAATACTGA
- a CDS encoding glycoside hydrolase family 1 protein yields the protein MVKVLRFPKWFLWGSSTSAYQVEGGIENCDWGSRAGKACDYYNRYEQDFDWLEKFNQNAYRFSIEWSRIEPKPGKFNQKEIEHYRKVLLALKERNIKSIVTLWHWTNPIWFIKMGGWADKKAVKHFENYTKVIVKELGDLINLWVTLNEPMVYISGYSTGRFPPFQKRNILKFRKVFNNLVKAHKIAYQSIHAQYPNAQVSISKLTNYFEPARKWCVLEIFFAWLGHIFWNHLFLKRIKSQLDYIGFDYYFHHRIVWYPPFIRNFKKETTDMGWEIYPKGIYYALKYLNQFKKPIYILENGLADAQDKQRKDFIKDHLFWVHKAIEEGIDVRGYFHWSLMDNLEWNKGFEPRFGLIEIDYKTMKRKPRPSAYYYAKICRNNYIEI from the coding sequence ATGGTAAAAGTGCTAAGGTTTCCAAAATGGTTTTTATGGGGTTCGTCTACTTCAGCTTATCAGGTTGAAGGCGGAATTGAAAATTGTGATTGGGGGAGTAGAGCAGGAAAGGCCTGCGATTATTATAATAGATATGAACAAGATTTTGATTGGCTGGAAAAGTTTAATCAAAACGCATATCGTTTTTCTATTGAATGGTCTCGAATTGAGCCAAAACCAGGAAAATTTAATCAAAAAGAAATTGAACATTACAGAAAAGTACTTTTAGCTCTAAAAGAAAGAAATATTAAATCAATAGTCACGCTTTGGCACTGGACAAATCCGATTTGGTTTATAAAAATGGGCGGCTGGGCAGACAAAAAAGCAGTAAAACATTTTGAAAACTATACAAAAGTTATTGTCAAAGAATTAGGGGATTTAATTAATCTCTGGGTGACCTTGAATGAACCAATGGTTTATATCAGCGGATATTCAACAGGCAGGTTTCCGCCTTTTCAAAAAAGAAATATTTTAAAATTCAGAAAAGTTTTTAATAATTTAGTTAAAGCGCATAAAATCGCTTATCAATCTATTCATGCTCAATATCCTAATGCCCAAGTTAGTATATCCAAACTTACTAATTATTTTGAGCCGGCTAGAAAATGGTGTGTTTTAGAAATATTTTTTGCTTGGCTCGGACATATTTTTTGGAATCATTTGTTTTTAAAAAGAATAAAAAGCCAGCTTGATTATATCGGTTTTGATTATTATTTTCACCACAGAATTGTTTGGTATCCGCCATTTATAAGAAATTTTAAAAAGGAAACAACTGATATGGGCTGGGAAATTTATCCAAAAGGAATTTATTATGCTTTAAAATATTTAAATCAGTTTAAAAAACCGATTTATATTTTAGAAAACGGATTGGCTGATGCTCAAGACAAGCAAAGAAAAGATTTTATTAAAGACCATCTTTTTTGGGTTCATAAAGCAATTGAAGAAGGGATTGATGTTAGGGGTTATTTCCACTGGTCCTTAATGGATAATCTGGAATGGAATAAAGGATTTGAGCCAAGATTTGGCTTAATTGAAATTGATTATAAAACAATGAAACGAAAACCAAGACCGAGCGCTTATTACTATGCTAAAATTTGTAGAAATAATTATATAGAAATATAA
- a CDS encoding beta-galactosidase yields MRSPIKYFFVILILFILIIGSYFFIGQAPQQEKITWGVSFSQKHAQALGLNWQETYIAILDDLNVKNLRLIAYWDLIEPEKDDYNFQDLDWQIDEAEKRDVEIILAMGMKTPRWPECHIPDWAENLSTENREKEILDLSKQIVSKYEDSSSIIAWQVENEPFFEFGECPEISEEFLKQEIDLVKMLDYKDRPIIITESGTGSFWFKGAELGDIVGISLYRKVWFHKPKIYVSYPSPSVFYWRKAQIIQRLFNKEVICAELQAEPWGPVLLYDLPIEEQKKTMDLEKFKENIAFARKTGLKEFYLWGGEWWYWMKETQGDSSIWDEVKQIINN; encoded by the coding sequence ATGAGAAGTCCTATAAAGTATTTTTTTGTTATTCTGATATTGTTTATTCTAATTATTGGCAGCTATTTTTTTATTGGTCAAGCACCTCAACAAGAAAAAATTACTTGGGGAGTAAGTTTTTCCCAAAAGCATGCTCAAGCGTTAGGATTGAATTGGCAGGAAACATATATAGCCATATTAGATGATTTAAATGTAAAAAATTTACGACTGATTGCTTATTGGGATTTGATTGAACCAGAAAAAGATGATTATAATTTCCAGGATTTGGATTGGCAAATAGATGAGGCAGAGAAGAGAGATGTAGAAATTATTTTAGCAATGGGTATGAAAACTCCTCGCTGGCCAGAATGCCATATTCCTGATTGGGCAGAAAACTTATCAACAGAAAATAGAGAAAAAGAGATTTTAGATTTATCAAAGCAAATAGTTTCAAAGTATGAAGATTCATCTTCAATAATCGCTTGGCAGGTTGAAAATGAACCATTTTTTGAATTTGGCGAGTGTCCGGAAATTAGCGAAGAGTTTTTAAAACAAGAGATAGATTTGGTAAAAATGCTTGACTATAAAGATAGACCTATTATTATTACAGAGAGCGGCACTGGTTCTTTTTGGTTTAAGGGGGCAGAATTAGGCGACATAGTAGGAATTTCTTTATACAGAAAGGTTTGGTTTCATAAACCTAAAATTTATGTGAGTTATCCTTCTCCCTCTGTTTTTTACTGGCGCAAGGCGCAGATTATCCAAAGATTATTTAATAAAGAAGTAATTTGCGCAGAATTACAGGCAGAGCCATGGGGTCCGGTTTTGCTCTATGATTTGCCTATTGAGGAGCAGAAAAAAACAATGGACTTGGAAAAATTCAAGGAAAATATTGCATTTGCCAGAAAAACCGGCTTAAAAGAATTTTATCTTTGGGGAGGAGAATGGTGGTACTGGATGAAGGAAACACAAGGTGAT